The following coding sequences are from one Stigmatopora nigra isolate UIUO_SnigA chromosome 10, RoL_Snig_1.1, whole genome shotgun sequence window:
- the LOC144202691 gene encoding keratin, type I cytoskeletal 18-like isoform X1, with protein sequence MSYRRSNIQQISASHMTPRYRAASTYGGAGGQDTRISSVSVSSMRSAPHKLGSGMGMGGGMGGGMGISMAAGGGMGAGITGNEKGAMQNLNDRLANYLETVRNLEKANEELEMKIREALKTGGPDMRDYSKYETIIEDLRNQIFDKISENARLVLQIDNSRLAADDFRVKFDTELAIRQSVEADIAGLKKVIDETNMSRMNIESEIEAVREELEFLKRNHENEVRELRNQISQSGVQVDVDAPKGQDLSQIMEDMRGNYEKIAVKNADDLKRWHENQTAEVQAQVSQNTEALQGAQMERSDLSRQIQTLEIELASQQSLKASLEDTLRNTELRNNMEMEKYNTIILHLEEELGNLRANIQNQTQEYEALLNLKVKLEAEIETYKRLLDGGDFKLQDALQ encoded by the exons ATGAGCTACAGGAGATCCAACATTCAGCAGATTTCTGCATCCCACATGACACCTCGCTACCGTGCTGCCAGCACCTACGGTGGTGCTGGAGGCCAGGACACTCGCATCTCCTCTGTCTCCGTATCCTCCATGCGTTCGGCCCCACACAAACTGGGTAGTGGAATGGGTATGGGTGGTGGTATGGGTGGTGGTATGGGTATATCCATGGCCGCCGGAGGTGGCATGGGAGCTGGCATTACTGGCAACGAGAAGGGCGCCATGCAGAACCTCAACGACCGCTTGGCCAACTACCTTGAAACGGTGAGGAACCTTGAGAAGGCCAACGAGGAGCTGGAAATGAAGATCAGGGAGGCGTTGAAGACCGGAGGGCCTGATATGAGAGACTACAGCAAATATGAGACCATCATTGAAGACCTTCGTAATCAG ATCTTTGACAAGATATCGGAGAATGCTCGTCTGGTGCTCCAGATTGACAACTCCCGTCTGGCTGCAGATGACTTCAGGGTCAA GTTTGACACGGAATTGGCAATACGCCAATCTGTTGAGGCTGACATTGCTGGGCTAAAGAAAGTCATTGATGAGACCAACATGAGCAGAATGAACATTGAAAGCGAGATAGAAGCCGTGAGGGAGGAGCTAGAATTCCTCAAGAGAAACCACGAGAAT GAGGTGAGGGAGCTGAGGAATCAGATCTCCCAGTCTGGGGTACAAGTAGATGTCGACGCCCCCAAAGGCCAAGACTTGTCGCAGATCATGGAGGACATGAGGGGTAACTACGAGAAGATCGCAGTCAAGAATGCTGACGATCTCAAACGGTGGCACGAAAATCAG ACTGCTGAAGTCCAAGCACAAGTATCACAGAACACAGAGGCACTCCAAGGTGCTCAAATGGAGCGAAGTGACTTATCCAGACAAATACAGACTCTAGAAATCGAGCTTGCATCTCAACAGAGCTTA AAAGCATCACTAGAAGACACGCTACGCAACACGGAGCTACGTAACAACATGGAAATGGAGAAGTATAATACTATCATCCTTCATCTGGAGGAGGAACTTGGAAACTTGCGTGCAAATATCCAAAACCAGACACAAGAGTATGAAGCTCTGCTCAACCTCAAGGTGAAACTGGAAGCTGAGATTGAAACCTACAAGCGCCTGCTGGATGGTGGCGATTTCAA GCTCCAAGATGCCCTACAATAA
- the LOC144202691 gene encoding keratin, type I cytoskeletal 18-like isoform X2, translated as MSYRRSNIQQISASHMTPRYRAASTYGGAGGQDTRISSVSVSSMRSAPHKLGSGMGMGGGMGGGMGISMAAGGGMGAGITGNEKGAMQNLNDRLANYLETVRNLEKANEELEMKIREALKTGGPDMRDYSKYETIIEDLRNQIFDKISENARLVLQIDNSRLAADDFRVKFDTELAIRQSVEADIAGLKKVIDETNMSRMNIESEIEAVREELEFLKRNHENEVRELRNQISQSGVQVDVDAPKGQDLSQIMEDMRGNYEKIAVKNADDLKRWHENQTAEVQAQVSQNTEALQGAQMERSDLSRQIQTLEIELASQQSLKASLEDTLRNTELRNNMEMEKYNTIILHLEEELGNLRANIQNQTQEYEALLNLKVKLEAEIETYKRLLDGGDFK; from the exons ATGAGCTACAGGAGATCCAACATTCAGCAGATTTCTGCATCCCACATGACACCTCGCTACCGTGCTGCCAGCACCTACGGTGGTGCTGGAGGCCAGGACACTCGCATCTCCTCTGTCTCCGTATCCTCCATGCGTTCGGCCCCACACAAACTGGGTAGTGGAATGGGTATGGGTGGTGGTATGGGTGGTGGTATGGGTATATCCATGGCCGCCGGAGGTGGCATGGGAGCTGGCATTACTGGCAACGAGAAGGGCGCCATGCAGAACCTCAACGACCGCTTGGCCAACTACCTTGAAACGGTGAGGAACCTTGAGAAGGCCAACGAGGAGCTGGAAATGAAGATCAGGGAGGCGTTGAAGACCGGAGGGCCTGATATGAGAGACTACAGCAAATATGAGACCATCATTGAAGACCTTCGTAATCAG ATCTTTGACAAGATATCGGAGAATGCTCGTCTGGTGCTCCAGATTGACAACTCCCGTCTGGCTGCAGATGACTTCAGGGTCAA GTTTGACACGGAATTGGCAATACGCCAATCTGTTGAGGCTGACATTGCTGGGCTAAAGAAAGTCATTGATGAGACCAACATGAGCAGAATGAACATTGAAAGCGAGATAGAAGCCGTGAGGGAGGAGCTAGAATTCCTCAAGAGAAACCACGAGAAT GAGGTGAGGGAGCTGAGGAATCAGATCTCCCAGTCTGGGGTACAAGTAGATGTCGACGCCCCCAAAGGCCAAGACTTGTCGCAGATCATGGAGGACATGAGGGGTAACTACGAGAAGATCGCAGTCAAGAATGCTGACGATCTCAAACGGTGGCACGAAAATCAG ACTGCTGAAGTCCAAGCACAAGTATCACAGAACACAGAGGCACTCCAAGGTGCTCAAATGGAGCGAAGTGACTTATCCAGACAAATACAGACTCTAGAAATCGAGCTTGCATCTCAACAGAGCTTA AAAGCATCACTAGAAGACACGCTACGCAACACGGAGCTACGTAACAACATGGAAATGGAGAAGTATAATACTATCATCCTTCATCTGGAGGAGGAACTTGGAAACTTGCGTGCAAATATCCAAAACCAGACACAAGAGTATGAAGCTCTGCTCAACCTCAAGGTGAAACTGGAAGCTGAGATTGAAACCTACAAGCGCCTGCTGGATGGTGGCGATTTCAAGTAA
- the LOC144202690 gene encoding E3 ubiquitin-protein ligase Itchy-like, producing the protein MKAQLQVTVLSAKLKENKKNWFGPSPYVEVAVDGQSKRTEKCNNTHSPKWKQAVTVIVTPLSKLIFRVWSHQTLKADILLGMATLEIRETLKANELKLCEVIQTLQLCSERNSRDIVGDLSVCLDGMHVDPEALASAEREHASILKDNGRPNGSTGNRTSRDASPSSDLDEWVIVPDAHPVNGPGSPSHSPGGAAGPRRSRSARPSSAPVSSSSSSPCELSEGPTTDASLQTSARENLDQHPESGGAVARSTVATGPKPATLAAPVAAASRLSPINNGPLPQGWEQRVDQNGRMYFVDHIEKRTTWERPESLPSGWERRVDPMGRVYFVDHITRTTTWQRPTQESVRNYEEWQHQRSQLQGAMQQFNQRFIFGLQDQLAATTNKEFDPMGPLPHGWEKRTDTNGRVYFVHHPTRTTQWEDPRTQGLLNDKPLPEGWEMRFTVDGIPYFVDHNRRTTTYIDPRTGKSSLENGPQITYVRDFKAKVQYFRFWCQQLSMPQHIKISVSRKTLFEDSFQQIMSFHPQDLRRRLWIIFPGEEGLDYGGVAREWFFLLSHEVLNPMYCLFEYAGKDNYCLQINPASYINPDHLKYFKFIGRFIAMALFHGKFIDTGFSLPFYKRILNKPLALKDLESVDPEFYNSLIWIKDNNIEECGLEMFFSVDKEILGEVTTHELKPDGGNIQVTEENKEEYIRLVAEWRLSRGVEEQTQAFFEGFNEVLPQQYLQYFDAKELEVMLCGMQEIDLVDWQRNTIYRHYARSSKQIHWFWQFAKEMDNEKRMRLLQFVTGTCRLPVGGFADLMGSNGPQKFCIEKVGKENWLPRSHTCFNRLDLPPYKSYEQLKEKLMFAIEETEGFGQE; encoded by the exons TACTGT CATTGTGACGCCTCTCAGCAAGCTGATATTCCGCGTCTGGAGCCACCAAACGCTCAAGGCGGACATCTTGCTTGGAATGGCCACGCTGGAGATCCGCGAGACGCTGAAGGCCAACGAGCTAAAAC TGTGCGAGGTGATCCAGACATTGCAGCTGTGCTCCGAGAGGAATTCCCGGGATATCGTCGGCGACCTGTCCGTGTGTCTGGACGGTATGCACGTGGACCCGGAAGCTTTGGCCTCGGCAGAGAGAGAGCACG CTTCAATCCTAAaagataacggaagaccaaatgGAAGCACTGGCAACAG GACAAGCAGAGACGCATCTCCCTCCAGCGACTTGGACGAGTGGGTCATCGTCCCCGACGCGCACCCAGTTAACGGCCCAGGCTCCCCTTCCCACTCTCCGGGGGGTGCCGCTGGCCCTCGCCGCTCCAGATCAGCGCGTCCTTCCTCAGCACCCG TTTCTTCCAGCAGTTCCTCTCCTTGCGAGTTAAGCGAAGGTCCGACAACTGACGCCTCCTTACAGACGTCTGCCCGTGAGAATTTGGATCAGCACCCGGAATCTGGGGGAGCCGTAGCGAGGTCCACGGTGGCCACTGGGCCTAAACCCGCAACGCTGGCAGCGCCGGTCGCAGCCGCTTCCAGACTCTCACCTATAAATAACGGCCCTTTGCCACAAGG TTGGGAGCAGCGTGTCGACCAGAACGGACGAATGTATTTTGTCGATCACATTGAGAAACGGACAACCTGGGAACGACCTGAGTCTCTGCCATCAGG GTGGGAGCGCCGGGTGGACCCCATGGGGCGCGTCTACTTTGTGGACCACATCACCAGGACCACCACGTGGCAGCGCCCCACACAGGAGTCGGTGCGCAACTACGAGGAGTGGCAGCATCAACGTAGTCAACTGCAGGGGGCCATGCAGCAGTTTAATCAAAGATTCATTTTCGGG CTACAAGACCAGTTGGCGGCCACCACTAACAAAGAGTTTGATCCAATGGGCCCTCTGCCACATGGTTGgg AAAAGAGGACGGATACAAATGGCAGAGTGTATTTTGTCCATCACCCAACAAGGACAACTCAGTGGGAAGACCCTAGGACTCAAGG TCTGCTGAATGACAAACCACTACCCGAAGGATGGGAGATGAGGTTCACCGTGGACGGCATTCCCTATTTCGTGGATCACAACAGACGAACCACCACCTACATCGATCCTCGCACTGGCAAATCCTCGCT TGAAAACGGACCACAAATTACATACGTCAGGGACTTTAAAGCCAAAGTGCAATACTTTCGCTTCTGGTGTCAG CAACTGTCAATGCCTCAACATATTAAGATTTCCGTATCCAGGAAAACCTTGTTTGAAGATTCGTTCCAGCAG ATCATGAGCTTCCATCCTCAAGATCTAAGACGAAGACTGTGGATTATTTTCCCTGGTGAAGAAGGCCTGGACTATGGTGGCGTGGCCAGGGAGTGGTTCTTCCTGCTATCTCACGAAGTGCTCAATCCCATGTACTGCCTGTTTGAGTATGCCGGCAAAGACAACTACTGCCTGCAGATCAACCCCGCCTCTTACATCAACCCCGACCACCTCAAGTATTTCAAATTCATCGGGCGTTTCATCGCCATG GCTTTGTTCCACGGCAAGTTTATCGACACAGGCTTCTCGCTGCCGTTCTACAAGCGTATCCTCAACAAACCCCTCGCCCTCAAAGACCTGGAGTCGGTGGATCCAGAATTTTACAACTCTCTCATATGGATCAA GGATAACAACATAGAAGAGTGCGGGCTAGAGATGTTCTTTTCTGTCGACAAGGAGATCTTAGGCGAGGTCACCACGCATGAGCTCAAACCGGATGGAGGTAACATTCAGGTGACTGAGGAAAACAAGGAGGAGTACATCAG GTTGGTGGCCGAGTGGAGACTGTCCAGAGGTGTGGAGGAACAGACCCAGGCCTTCTTTGAGGGCTTCAATGAAGTTCTCCCTCAGCAGTACCTTCAGTACTTTGATGCCAAAGAACTAGAG GTGATGCTCTGTGGCATGCAGGAAATCGACCTGGTGGACTGGCAGAGGAACACCATCTACAGGCATTACGCTCGCAGCAGCAAGCAGATTCATTGGTTCTGGCAG TTTgcaaaggagatggacaacgaAAAGAGGATGCGACTACTACAGTTCGTCACCGGAACGTGTCGCCTTCCTGTGGGGGGCTTTGCTGACCTCATGG GAAGCAACGGGCCCCAGAAATTCTGCATCGAAAAAGTGGGAAAAGAAAACTGGCTTCCGCGAAGTCACACATG CTTCAATCGTCTGGACTTGCCTCCCTACAAGAGCTACGAGCAGCTAAAGGAGAAACTCATGTTTGCCATCGAGGAGACGGAAGGCTTTGGGCAGGAGTAA